A window of the Psychrilyobacter piezotolerans genome harbors these coding sequences:
- a CDS encoding complex I 24 kDa subunit family protein codes for MTADIFDVNKILKKYEYKDSSLIPILQEVQKLNEEKYISEEMAKYIAAEMKISKTRIYEVITFFSALNDKPKGKYFIQLCNSTVCEITDKDLIENALVSELGIQVGETSQDKMFTLEYTPCFGACDVSPAMRVNKVVYGNLTESKIKSIVSKLRGDTHE; via the coding sequence GTGACAGCAGATATTTTTGACGTAAACAAAATATTAAAAAAATATGAGTATAAGGACAGTTCTTTAATACCTATATTGCAGGAAGTACAAAAACTTAATGAGGAAAAATATATTTCTGAAGAGATGGCTAAATATATAGCTGCAGAAATGAAAATTTCTAAAACCAGGATCTATGAGGTAATAACATTTTTTTCTGCATTGAATGACAAACCTAAGGGTAAATATTTCATCCAACTTTGCAACAGTACGGTATGTGAGATAACAGATAAAGATCTCATTGAAAATGCTTTGGTAAGTGAACTTGGGATTCAGGTAGGAGAAACATCCCAGGACAAGATGTTTACCCTGGAGTATACACCTTGTTTTGGTGCCTGTGACGTTTCACCGGCTATGAGGGTCAATAAAGTAGTCTACGGTAATTTAACAGAAAGCAAGATAAAAAGTATAGTGAGTAAATTAAGAGGTGATACCCATGAATAG
- a CDS encoding nucleotidyltransferase family protein, translated as MNKNEILKKLKENKNIFEEYGVEKIGLFGSYAFGKETSESDIDILIKLKKDKMYKNYCKTKYFLEDLFHKDIDLITINQFEQEYKTKVARDNRDKIRKEILESVIYV; from the coding sequence ATGAATAAAAATGAAATCCTAAAAAAATTAAAAGAAAATAAAAATATTTTTGAAGAATATGGAGTCGAAAAAATAGGATTATTCGGATCTTATGCCTTTGGGAAAGAAACCAGCGAAAGTGATATAGATATTTTAATTAAATTAAAAAAAGACAAAATGTATAAAAACTACTGCAAAACCAAATATTTTTTAGAAGATTTATTTCATAAAGATATAGATTTAATTACTATTAATCAATTTGAACAAGAATATAAAACGAAAGTTGCTAGAGATAATCGAGATAAAATTAGAAAAGAAATATTGGAGAGTGTTATTTATGTCTAG
- a CDS encoding YjjG family noncanonical pyrimidine nucleotidase, whose product MKYEIIIFDADETLFDFKKSEKKAFENTIIDFGIEYQENHHFKIYKEINTAIWKELEDGLITQKKLKTERFKRLSERLNIQFDEAEFAKLFMKYLSQASFLYEESLELVKDLTKDYRLTIITNGLSAVQDNRIKKSVIAEYFEDIVVSEEIGVSKPNPEIFQHALNNINYTHKNKVLMVGDSLTSDIQGGINFGIDTCWFNPAMNLNEIGIEPTYTISDLMELKEILKN is encoded by the coding sequence ATGAAATATGAAATTATAATATTTGATGCAGATGAAACTTTATTCGACTTCAAAAAATCCGAAAAGAAAGCTTTTGAAAATACCATCATTGATTTCGGTATAGAATACCAGGAAAATCATCATTTTAAGATCTATAAGGAAATAAATACAGCTATCTGGAAGGAACTTGAGGACGGGCTTATCACCCAGAAAAAACTAAAAACAGAAAGATTTAAACGATTGTCGGAGAGACTGAATATCCAATTTGATGAGGCTGAATTTGCAAAATTATTTATGAAATATCTCTCCCAGGCATCTTTTTTATACGAAGAAAGTCTCGAGCTTGTTAAAGATTTAACTAAAGATTACAGGCTTACCATCATTACAAATGGTCTCAGTGCAGTTCAGGACAACAGGATAAAAAAGTCCGTTATTGCAGAATACTTTGAGGATATAGTGGTTTCTGAAGAGATAGGAGTATCTAAGCCAAATCCGGAAATATTTCAACATGCTTTAAATAATATTAACTATACCCATAAGAATAAGGTATTGATGGTAGGGGACAGCCTGACATCCGATATCCAGGGTGGAATAAATTTTGGTATAGACACATGCTGGTTTAATCCTGCTATGAATCTCAATGAGATAGGGATAGAACCTACCTATACTATCTCTGATTTGATGGAACTTAAGGAAATTTTAAAAAATTAA
- a CDS encoding toxin-antitoxin system YwqK family antitoxin yields MKKILLILIIIISLMSYGKSINEEQLQNRNGVYYKINKKTPYTGTVIGYYENGQIERKRNYKDGLKNGETTAYYENGQIESKLNYKDGLKDGEVIAYYENGQIESKENYKDGKEDGERVVYYENGQTKSKENYKDGLKNGERIFYYNNGQAKSKENYKDGKLNGEVINYYENGQIKSKLNYKDGQIE; encoded by the coding sequence ATGAAAAAAATATTATTAATATTAATAATTATTATAAGTTTAATGAGTTATGGGAAATCAATTAATGAAGAGCAATTACAAAACAGAAATGGTGTGTATTATAAAATAAATAAAAAAACTCCATACACAGGAACAGTTATTGGCTATTACGAAAATGGACAAATCGAACGTAAAAGAAATTATAAAGATGGATTAAAAAATGGGGAAACGACTGCCTATTACGAAAATGGGCAAATCGAATCTAAATTAAATTATAAAGATGGATTAAAAGATGGAGAAGTTATCGCCTATTACGAAAATGGGCAAATCGAATCTAAAGAAAATTATAAAGACGGGAAAGAAGACGGGGAAAGGGTTGTCTATTATGAAAATGGACAAACCAAATCTAAAGAAAATTATAAAGATGGATTAAAAAATGGGGAAAGGATTTTCTATTACAATAATGGACAAGCCAAATCTAAAGAAAATTACAAAGATGGAAAACTAAATGGGGAAGTTATTAACTATTACGAAAACGGGCAAATCAAATCTAAATTAAATTATAAAGATGGACAAATTGAATAG
- a CDS encoding DMT family transporter yields the protein MEEKGYGFAFLAGITWGTIGIISYYLGETGVGPFEITFLRLFSAFLPMFIFYAVKDKKKLKIKKENIKHSLLIGIISQGIMGIGMYQCIVRTSVTVGVIMSCTGPLFTALLSRIFFKEKITPFKGLSLTLGFYGAFLIVTGGDISVLNTNKVGLLMGAVSGLAYGFFPILSKRIPKGSNSSGILIYSFLIGAVFVIPMLDIKVLIGALSFEMVGFSLMLGVVSTILAYVFYTKALEFISPTKAAIVSLVELPTAAIIGHLFLKEYLYPVNILGIFILLTGVIISKIKLPARKINLHENS from the coding sequence ATGGAAGAAAAGGGTTATGGGTTTGCATTTTTAGCGGGGATTACTTGGGGAACCATTGGGATCATCTCATATTATCTGGGAGAAACGGGAGTCGGCCCCTTTGAAATAACATTTTTAAGGTTATTTTCTGCATTCCTTCCTATGTTTATTTTTTATGCTGTAAAAGATAAAAAAAAATTAAAGATAAAAAAAGAAAATATTAAACATTCTCTTTTAATTGGGATAATAAGCCAGGGTATAATGGGGATAGGAATGTACCAGTGTATTGTCAGAACCTCTGTAACTGTTGGTGTAATCATGTCATGCACAGGTCCGCTTTTTACAGCCCTCCTATCCAGGATATTTTTTAAGGAAAAGATCACCCCCTTTAAAGGGTTATCTCTGACTCTGGGATTTTATGGAGCGTTTTTAATTGTCACAGGGGGAGACATATCAGTTTTAAACACAAATAAAGTTGGACTTCTTATGGGAGCAGTGTCTGGACTGGCCTATGGATTCTTTCCCATATTAAGTAAAAGAATCCCCAAAGGCTCAAATTCCTCGGGGATCCTCATATACAGTTTTTTAATTGGAGCGGTCTTTGTAATTCCCATGCTGGATATAAAAGTTTTAATAGGGGCATTAAGTTTTGAGATGGTAGGATTTTCCCTGATGCTGGGTGTTGTTTCTACCATTTTAGCTTATGTTTTTTATACTAAAGCACTTGAATTTATCAGTCCCACAAAGGCAGCTATTGTATCTTTAGTAGAACTTCCCACAGCTGCTATTATAGGTCATTTGTTCTTAAAAGAATATCTTTATCCTGTAAATATACTGGGAATCTTTATCTTATTGACAGGGGTAATAATTTCTAAAATAAAACTTCCTGCAAGAAAAATCAATTTACATGAGAACTCCTAA
- a CDS encoding complex I 51 kDa subunit family protein, translated as MNRTQKVITENFNTYKVEQIDKYIENGGFQGLKNALEKGKDFIIDELNISGLRGRGGAAYPTGKKWNGGRQTHADVKYVLCNADEGEPATFKDRELLVKDPYKVLEGLAISGYTFGAKEGFIYIREEYEFLHDKIRKAIKLAEENGYLGKNILGTGFDFSIKVFSGAGAYVCGEGSALIESMEGKAGRPRMKPPRIGVAGYMGKPTQSNNVETLAIVATVLKMGAVNYAKYGTEKSIGTKMISLCGNVKKPGTYEIPFGMSLREIIYDIGGGIVGDKDIKFLQLGGVSGPLMPKKYIDTKYTYEDLEAEGFGIGSGAILVADETKSVIKFLESVSYFFFHESCGKCTPCREGKRQMKKLLDKMSKGTATTKDLKNIEKISRIMTDASFCGLGQTAATAMLTAIKYFSPELCSSIDEIKAL; from the coding sequence ATGAATAGAACTCAGAAAGTAATTACTGAAAACTTTAATACATATAAAGTAGAGCAGATAGATAAATATATTGAAAATGGCGGATTCCAGGGATTGAAAAATGCTTTGGAAAAAGGAAAAGATTTCATAATCGATGAACTGAATATTTCCGGATTACGCGGTCGGGGAGGGGCTGCATATCCTACAGGTAAAAAATGGAATGGCGGAAGACAAACTCATGCCGACGTCAAATATGTTCTTTGTAATGCAGATGAGGGAGAACCGGCAACTTTTAAAGACAGAGAGTTATTGGTTAAAGACCCGTACAAGGTATTGGAAGGACTGGCTATTTCCGGATATACATTTGGAGCCAAGGAAGGTTTTATCTATATAAGGGAAGAATATGAATTCTTACACGACAAGATAAGAAAAGCCATAAAATTAGCAGAAGAAAATGGTTACCTGGGAAAAAATATCCTGGGTACAGGATTTGATTTTTCCATAAAGGTGTTTTCAGGTGCCGGTGCATATGTATGCGGTGAAGGATCGGCTCTCATAGAGTCTATGGAAGGTAAGGCAGGGAGACCCAGAATGAAACCGCCAAGAATCGGTGTTGCAGGATATATGGGAAAACCAACCCAGTCTAACAATGTAGAAACATTGGCAATAGTTGCAACCGTTTTAAAGATGGGTGCTGTTAACTATGCAAAATACGGAACTGAGAAAAGTATAGGGACTAAGATGATCAGCCTCTGCGGAAATGTAAAGAAACCGGGAACATATGAGATTCCCTTTGGAATGAGTCTGAGAGAAATAATATACGATATCGGTGGAGGGATCGTAGGAGATAAAGATATTAAATTCCTGCAGTTAGGCGGAGTATCAGGACCGCTGATGCCTAAAAAATATATCGATACAAAATATACCTATGAAGATCTGGAAGCTGAAGGGTTCGGGATCGGATCGGGGGCTATTTTGGTGGCTGATGAGACTAAGAGTGTTATTAAATTTTTAGAATCGGTAAGTTATTTCTTCTTCCATGAATCTTGTGGAAAGTGTACTCCATGCAGGGAAGGAAAAAGACAGATGAAAAAATTATTGGATAAAATGTCTAAAGGAACTGCAACAACTAAAGATCTAAAAAATATAGAAAAAATCTCCAGGATAATGACAGATGCATCTTTCTGTGGATTGGGGCAGACAGCGGCAACTGCAATGCTGACAGCTATAAAATATTTTTCACCGGAACTCTGCAGTTCTATAGATGAAATAAAGGCATTATAA
- a CDS encoding dihydroorotate dehydrogenase-like protein yields the protein MNFSKMYNRYINKKGEVVGVANLKTSYMGIELKNPIIMGASTLSGNLDFVKKQEKNGIAAVVYKTIFEKDIQLENLEVSEELNEYEERNAEMINPSSKIDDFGPESHILKLKEFKENLSIPVIASLNAINKSSWIEYAKKIEETGVDAMEINLFYSPESFEKTSCEIEKEQVDILREVRKTVKIPVSVKLSPYYTNCLNMIKQFQEAGADGFLLFNKFIEPEIDVENEKFKIQWNISHLDENSHSLKFIGTSFKNIEADICAGTGIITSDDIIKMILVGAPAVQIVSAFYKDNEDVVQELLLGLSQWMDKNNYDSISKFRGKLAKCNLANPYSYNIAQYLDILKDSTEILNEHHTI from the coding sequence ATGAATTTCAGTAAAATGTATAACAGATATATAAATAAAAAAGGTGAGGTGGTAGGTGTGGCAAATTTGAAAACAAGCTATATGGGAATTGAATTAAAGAATCCGATTATCATGGGTGCAAGCACTCTTTCTGGAAATTTGGATTTTGTGAAAAAACAGGAAAAAAACGGAATTGCTGCTGTGGTTTACAAAACTATTTTTGAAAAGGACATCCAGCTTGAAAATTTAGAGGTAAGCGAGGAGCTGAATGAGTATGAGGAGAGAAATGCCGAAATGATAAATCCGTCATCTAAGATTGACGATTTCGGACCTGAATCCCATATCTTAAAGTTGAAAGAATTCAAAGAAAATCTTTCTATTCCGGTGATAGCCAGTCTGAATGCAATAAACAAAAGCAGCTGGATAGAATATGCAAAAAAGATAGAGGAGACCGGGGTAGATGCAATGGAGATCAACCTGTTTTACTCCCCTGAGAGTTTTGAAAAAACCAGTTGTGAGATCGAAAAAGAGCAGGTGGATATTCTAAGGGAAGTGAGAAAAACAGTTAAGATCCCCGTTTCCGTGAAACTTTCTCCCTATTATACAAATTGCCTGAATATGATAAAGCAGTTTCAAGAGGCCGGTGCAGACGGTTTTCTGCTGTTCAATAAATTCATAGAGCCTGAAATAGACGTGGAAAATGAAAAATTCAAAATTCAATGGAATATCAGCCACCTGGATGAAAACAGCCACTCTCTGAAATTTATCGGGACATCCTTTAAAAATATAGAGGCGGATATTTGTGCAGGAACAGGGATAATAACCAGCGATGATATAATTAAAATGATCCTTGTGGGAGCTCCTGCAGTCCAAATAGTAAGCGCTTTTTACAAAGATAATGAGGATGTAGTGCAAGAACTTCTGCTAGGGTTGTCACAATGGATGGATAAAAACAACTATGATTCCATCTCCAAATTCAGAGGAAAGCTGGCAAAGTGTAATCTGGCAAACCCATATTCCTATAATATCGCCCAGTACCTGGACATTTTAAAAGATTCTACAGAGATATTAAATGAGCACCATACCATCTAA
- the gshB gene encoding glutathione synthase, whose translation MNIGFIIDEWENLNPSKDSTLRMIHECCARGHNVGILYPYNLTIRDNITYGFVKVLKKESYALNSFTSFHKRMEFDEKMMPINAFDALFLRKDPPVDSIMLNFLDSVKDEVFIVNDIDGIRKANNKLYTTTFHDPEDEFLPKTYVSKNTEYLKGIIEKSTEERMILKPLDGYGGSGVIVIEKSASKNLSSLLDFYINGKTGKHYVIVQEYIPEAENGDVRVMMLNGEPIGAYRRVPSETDNRSNIHAGGTAQKYKLTDHDLKMCRRIGKKLVQDGLYLVGLDIIAGKLIEVNVQSPGGIVNINKMSKNKIQKNIIDFVEEKVHEIEEFFNVKEFRLNRRRLFKKEVFSGKIED comes from the coding sequence ATGAATATAGGTTTTATTATAGATGAGTGGGAAAATTTAAATCCATCTAAGGATTCCACACTAAGAATGATTCACGAATGCTGTGCAAGGGGGCATAATGTGGGTATTTTATACCCTTATAACCTTACTATCAGAGACAATATAACTTATGGTTTTGTAAAGGTATTAAAAAAAGAAAGTTATGCACTGAACAGCTTTACGAGTTTCCACAAAAGGATGGAATTTGACGAGAAGATGATGCCCATAAATGCATTTGATGCATTATTTTTAAGAAAGGATCCCCCTGTAGATTCTATCATGCTTAATTTTCTGGATTCAGTTAAGGATGAGGTCTTTATAGTAAATGATATAGACGGTATCAGAAAAGCTAACAACAAGCTTTACACAACTACTTTTCATGATCCGGAGGATGAATTTCTTCCAAAAACCTATGTATCAAAAAATACCGAATACTTAAAGGGGATAATAGAAAAATCAACTGAGGAAAGAATGATCTTAAAACCCCTTGACGGTTATGGAGGAAGCGGGGTAATCGTCATTGAAAAAAGTGCCAGCAAAAACTTGAGTTCCCTTCTGGATTTTTATATAAACGGAAAGACCGGCAAGCACTATGTGATTGTGCAGGAGTATATCCCTGAAGCTGAAAATGGCGATGTAAGGGTAATGATGTTAAACGGCGAGCCCATCGGAGCTTACAGAAGGGTACCGTCGGAAACGGATAACAGATCCAATATACATGCCGGAGGAACTGCCCAAAAGTATAAACTTACAGACCATGATCTGAAGATGTGCAGAAGGATAGGAAAAAAACTTGTCCAGGACGGGCTTTATCTAGTCGGCCTTGATATTATTGCCGGAAAACTCATCGAGGTCAATGTTCAAAGTCCCGGAGGAATAGTAAATATCAATAAAATGAGTAAAAATAAGATCCAAAAAAATATTATAGATTTTGTAGAGGAAAAGGTTCATGAGATAGAGGAATTTTTCAATGTGAAAGAATTCAGACTCAACAGAAGAAGATTATTTAAAAAAGAGGTGTTCAGTGGAAAGATTGAGGACTAG
- a CDS encoding ankyrin repeat domain-containing protein: protein MEILKYLNEENLDDFLKNFDFETLDAGDEEGNTFLHKLVKMGNVYGVDVLADIGADINARNKKGETPAHIAAEIDNIEIFQILSDYGADFNIRNNSQRTPERIARMNNGVEILKIISNYSEDYGSIEKMKCHRELED, encoded by the coding sequence ATGGAAATTTTAAAATATTTAAACGAAGAAAATTTAGATGATTTTTTGAAAAATTTTGACTTTGAAACTTTAGATGCTGGAGATGAAGAGGGAAATACATTTCTTCATAAACTTGTAAAAATGGGAAATGTTTACGGGGTTGATGTTTTAGCGGATATAGGAGCGGATATAAATGCCAGAAATAAAAAAGGTGAAACACCTGCCCATATTGCAGCAGAGATAGACAATATCGAAATTTTTCAGATTCTCTCAGATTATGGAGCAGATTTCAATATAAGAAATAATTCCCAAAGAACTCCGGAACGTATAGCAAGGATGAATAATGGAGTAGAAATATTAAAAATCATCAGTAATTATAGTGAAGATTATGGATCTATTGAAAAGATGAAATGTCACAGGGAATTAGAAGATTAG
- a CDS encoding GNAT family N-acetyltransferase — MERLRTSEIIDNIRNFRTFKGISESEGFYIEVESYVPYMGGAIHAGHKLREEIRSKCILSEFERWQEEDPYTDTFIKNFPIKIIALDSRYEYDLNRDKDSCIYEDAWGKKVWNTELTEEEKEGSLAKYNEFYSVVEELLKALEFMYEKIYVYDIHSYNHKRDAYAGRNLPLFNLGTTELPRDIFSKDIDKFLGLLSKMEIEGHENYTAENDIFKGKGQFLKFITEISSQTITYALEIKKVFCDENSGEHYEEIINNLEEEFNKIVENHTKELPEEFSIHFLNNFGEKIEDLSYGEAEKICSLVTENYRKSNEGEYSKDEIEKLVSTRTPEAIIERSKKGLLIYFKNKMDEVVACGSIAMRDGNPEAKLLNVGKNYRGRGFAQKICDLREKFLKELGFNKVYIESLKFENTIKFHSKRGFFPIQTDRKLKYTVFMCKEL, encoded by the coding sequence GTGGAAAGATTGAGGACTAGCGAAATTATTGACAATATCAGAAACTTTAGAACTTTTAAAGGAATTTCTGAGTCGGAAGGTTTCTATATAGAGGTGGAAAGCTACGTACCTTATATGGGTGGAGCTATCCATGCAGGACATAAGCTGAGGGAGGAGATCCGGTCTAAGTGCATCCTTTCGGAATTTGAAAGATGGCAGGAGGAAGATCCCTATACAGATACATTTATAAAGAATTTCCCCATAAAAATAATAGCTTTGGACAGCAGATATGAATATGATCTTAACAGAGATAAAGACAGCTGTATCTATGAGGATGCATGGGGGAAAAAAGTCTGGAATACAGAACTTACTGAGGAAGAAAAAGAAGGGTCTCTGGCCAAGTATAATGAGTTTTATTCAGTGGTAGAAGAACTTCTTAAGGCCTTGGAATTTATGTATGAAAAGATCTATGTCTATGATATCCACTCCTATAACCACAAGAGGGATGCCTATGCAGGAAGAAATCTCCCCCTGTTTAATCTGGGGACAACAGAACTTCCAAGGGATATATTTTCCAAGGATATAGATAAATTTTTGGGTCTTTTATCAAAAATGGAAATAGAAGGGCATGAAAATTATACTGCAGAAAATGATATCTTCAAGGGGAAGGGGCAGTTTTTGAAATTTATTACAGAAATTTCTTCTCAGACAATAACCTATGCCCTGGAAATTAAAAAGGTTTTCTGTGATGAAAACAGCGGGGAACATTATGAAGAAATAATAAATAACCTGGAAGAAGAATTTAATAAAATTGTAGAAAATCATACAAAAGAACTTCCAGAGGAGTTCAGCATCCATTTTTTAAATAATTTCGGGGAAAAAATTGAAGACCTTTCCTATGGAGAGGCAGAAAAAATCTGCAGCCTCGTTACTGAAAATTACAGAAAGAGTAATGAGGGAGAATATTCCAAGGATGAAATAGAGAAACTTGTATCCACGAGAACCCCCGAAGCAATTATCGAGAGGAGTAAAAAAGGACTGCTTATCTATTTTAAAAATAAAATGGATGAGGTGGTAGCCTGCGGAAGCATCGCCATGAGAGATGGAAATCCCGAAGCAAAACTTTTAAACGTAGGTAAAAATTACAGGGGCAGGGGATTTGCTCAGAAGATATGCGATTTAAGAGAAAAATTTTTAAAGGAACTGGGATTTAATAAGGTATATATTGAGAGTTTGAAATTTGAAAATACAATTAAATTTCATAGCAAAAGAGGATTTTTCCCTATACAGACTGATAGAAAATTAAAATACACTGTTTTCATGTGTAAAGAACTTTAA
- a CDS encoding NADH-dependent [FeFe] hydrogenase, group A6, with amino-acid sequence MVNLIIDNKEVQVPKGTTIIEAAKKIHIKIPSLCHHPDQTVKGNCRICLVENDWGGLVAACSTKVSEGMKIKTNTKFVRDTQKGVLELILANHNQDCLKCDRNGNCELQDLCERFNISNNSLDENIVEAHEIDDFNCSIVRDYSKCIKCGRCADVCRDVQNVDVLAATNRGAEYEFIPRFDRKLHETECVFCGQCIKVCPVGAIYEKSSIDKVLTAIDDEQLHVIVQIAPAVRVSVGELFNLEPGSITEGQIVSSLKRIGFEKVFDTNFTADLTIIEEGYELIDRITNGGKLPMITSCSPGWINYIEGHGEDLLEHLSTCKSPQQMFGAISKTYYAEKLGIHPSKIFTVSIMPCTAKKFEANREEMNSYGFPDVDAVLTTRELGRLIKSQGIDFANVEEEEFDAPFGIASGAGAIFGASGGVMEAALRSVYEILTKEELEKLEFEEVRGMHGIKEAAVNINGNEIKIAVVHGLGNAKKVMEEIRAGKSDYTFVEIMGCTGGCIGGGGQPIEKTRETKQKRMDALYTIDSDKEHRSSHKNPTIIKLYEEFLGEPNGHKAHVLLHTTYKGRKL; translated from the coding sequence GTGGTAAACCTTATAATAGATAATAAAGAAGTTCAAGTGCCCAAGGGTACAACAATAATAGAAGCAGCAAAGAAAATACATATCAAAATACCTAGCCTGTGTCACCATCCAGATCAAACTGTAAAAGGAAATTGTAGAATATGTTTAGTTGAAAATGACTGGGGCGGTTTAGTCGCAGCTTGTTCTACAAAGGTATCGGAAGGGATGAAGATAAAGACAAATACAAAATTTGTAAGAGATACTCAAAAAGGTGTTTTGGAATTAATATTAGCAAATCATAACCAGGACTGCCTAAAATGCGATAGAAATGGTAACTGTGAATTACAGGACCTGTGTGAGAGATTTAATATTTCAAACAACAGTTTAGATGAAAATATAGTGGAAGCTCATGAAATAGATGACTTTAACTGCTCTATAGTAAGAGATTATTCTAAATGTATAAAATGCGGAAGATGTGCCGATGTCTGCAGGGACGTGCAAAATGTAGATGTTTTAGCTGCAACTAACAGAGGAGCAGAATATGAATTTATACCTAGATTCGACAGAAAATTACATGAAACAGAGTGTGTATTCTGCGGCCAGTGTATAAAGGTATGTCCAGTTGGGGCAATCTATGAAAAGTCCAGTATAGATAAGGTTTTGACTGCAATAGACGATGAACAATTACATGTAATAGTTCAGATAGCACCTGCAGTAAGGGTAAGTGTAGGAGAATTATTTAATTTAGAACCCGGGAGTATCACAGAGGGGCAGATAGTATCCAGTCTTAAAAGAATAGGATTTGAAAAGGTATTTGATACCAATTTCACAGCAGACCTGACCATCATAGAGGAAGGTTATGAATTGATCGACAGAATCACAAATGGCGGAAAATTACCTATGATTACATCGTGCAGTCCTGGTTGGATAAACTATATAGAAGGACACGGGGAAGACCTGTTAGAACACCTATCCACATGTAAGTCGCCTCAGCAAATGTTCGGAGCAATTTCCAAGACCTATTATGCAGAAAAGTTAGGAATTCACCCGTCTAAGATCTTTACAGTTTCAATAATGCCATGTACAGCAAAGAAATTTGAGGCTAACAGGGAAGAGATGAATTCATACGGATTCCCAGATGTAGATGCTGTATTGACAACCAGAGAATTAGGTAGACTAATAAAATCCCAGGGAATAGATTTTGCCAATGTGGAAGAAGAAGAATTTGATGCTCCATTTGGAATAGCATCGGGAGCAGGGGCAATATTCGGAGCCAGTGGCGGAGTAATGGAAGCTGCACTTAGAAGTGTATATGAAATACTTACTAAAGAAGAGCTGGAAAAATTAGAATTTGAAGAAGTAAGGGGAATGCATGGAATAAAAGAAGCTGCTGTAAATATAAATGGTAATGAAATAAAGATAGCAGTTGTCCATGGATTAGGAAATGCTAAAAAAGTAATGGAAGAAATCAGAGCCGGAAAATCGGATTATACCTTCGTTGAAATAATGGGGTGTACCGGAGGATGTATCGGCGGCGGAGGACAGCCCATAGAAAAAACCAGAGAAACAAAACAAAAAAGAATGGATGCCCTATATACCATAGACAGTGATAAGGAGCATCGATCTTCCCATAAAAACCCCACAATAATTAAATTATATGAAGAGTTCTTAGGGGAACCTAACGGGCATAAGGCTCATGTTCTCTTACATACAACATATAAGGGTAGAAAATTATAA
- a CDS encoding HepT-like ribonuclease domain-containing protein, whose product MSRSKHYYNYIVDIIEKINRIKSKIKDVEFEEFIENNDLQEIIEYNLMIIGEAISKIPSEILELEKYLNIMAKNENID is encoded by the coding sequence ATGTCTAGAAGTAAACATTATTATAATTACATTGTAGATATAATTGAAAAAATAAATAGAATTAAATCTAAAATAAAAGATGTTGAATTTGAAGAATTTATTGAAAATAACGATTTACAAGAGATTATTGAATATAACTTAATGATTATAGGAGAAGCTATCTCTAAAATACCTAGCGAAATTTTAGAATTAGAAAAATATTTAAATATTATGGCTAAAAATGAGAACATAGACTAA